In a genomic window of Alcanivorax sp.:
- a CDS encoding PaaI family thioesterase, with protein sequence MKALKTLIEECRAGKADYQSLIDRVPYARFLGIQVVAQGDELTFVLPKHDNVVGNPTLPALHGGAVAGFMEQAAIIFILLQMGEPRVPKTIDFTIDYLRAGLFRDTYAECSVTRLGRRIANVHISAWQKNRQEPITIARAHFLLSDDAG encoded by the coding sequence ATGAAAGCACTGAAAACCCTGATTGAAGAATGCCGTGCCGGCAAAGCAGATTATCAAAGCCTCATCGACCGGGTGCCCTACGCCCGCTTTCTGGGCATCCAGGTGGTGGCGCAAGGGGATGAGCTGACCTTTGTGCTGCCCAAGCATGACAATGTAGTCGGTAACCCGACCCTGCCGGCCCTGCATGGTGGCGCCGTGGCGGGCTTCATGGAGCAGGCGGCGATTATCTTTATCCTGCTGCAAATGGGCGAGCCACGGGTGCCCAAGACCATCGATTTCACCATCGACTACCTGCGTGCCGGCCTGTTCCGCGACACCTATGCGGAATGCAGCGTCACCCGGCTGGGGCGCCGCATTGCCAATGTGCACATCAGCGCCTGGCAGAAAAACCGCCAGGAGCCGATTACCATTGCCCGGGCGCATTTCCTGCTGTCGGACGATGCCGGCTGA
- a CDS encoding cytochrome P450 → MSQPFCSLPAQSQLRAVPGDKGLPLIGHTLSFMRDPIGLMRKRYDQYGPVSWTSVFGLKMVQMLGPDANQFVMLNRGDLFSNHQGWDYFIGRFFHRGIMLLDFEEHRWHRKIMQQAFNRDVLKGYLDRMGPHITSGIAPWKEIADFHVLSAVKQLTLDLATDVFMGYELGPEADDINRAFVDTVRAGTAIVRTSVPGLRWSKGLKGRKVLEAFFRKEIAAKRQSRDSDLFSVLCHAETEDGEQFSDDDVVNHMIFLMMAAHDTSTITLSTLFYYLAKNPQWQERLRTESQALAKTCLDYEDLPRLEGIGMAMKEALRLCAPVPSLPRKTVKDVEYEGFFIPRGSFINVVPYFTHYMEEYWPEPERFDPERFSDARREDKVHPYAWVPFGGGAHKCIGLHFAEMQVKAILHQVLLNYRWSVPQDYEMPVDTTSLPVPGDGLPVDLERI, encoded by the coding sequence ATGTCACAACCGTTTTGTTCGTTGCCCGCCCAGAGTCAACTTCGGGCCGTTCCCGGCGACAAGGGGCTACCGCTGATTGGCCATACCCTCTCCTTCATGCGCGACCCGATCGGCTTGATGCGAAAGCGCTATGATCAATACGGCCCGGTTTCGTGGACCAGCGTATTCGGCCTGAAAATGGTGCAGATGCTGGGCCCGGACGCCAATCAGTTCGTTATGCTCAACCGTGGTGATTTGTTTTCCAATCACCAGGGATGGGACTATTTCATCGGCCGTTTTTTTCATCGTGGCATCATGCTGCTGGATTTCGAGGAGCATCGCTGGCATCGCAAGATCATGCAGCAGGCTTTCAATCGGGATGTGTTGAAGGGTTACCTGGACAGGATGGGGCCACACATCACCTCGGGCATTGCTCCCTGGAAAGAAATTGCCGACTTCCATGTACTCAGTGCGGTAAAACAGCTGACCCTGGATCTGGCCACCGATGTGTTTATGGGGTACGAACTGGGCCCGGAAGCTGATGACATCAATCGGGCCTTTGTTGATACCGTTCGCGCTGGCACGGCCATCGTGCGCACCAGTGTTCCTGGGCTGCGCTGGTCAAAAGGTCTCAAGGGACGCAAGGTTCTGGAAGCTTTCTTCCGCAAGGAAATTGCCGCCAAACGCCAAAGCCGCGATTCCGATCTGTTCAGCGTGCTATGCCATGCAGAAACGGAAGACGGAGAACAATTCAGTGATGACGATGTGGTCAATCACATGATTTTCCTGATGATGGCAGCCCACGATACGTCCACTATCACGCTCTCCACCCTCTTCTATTATCTGGCCAAAAATCCGCAATGGCAGGAACGTCTGCGCACGGAAAGCCAGGCCCTCGCCAAAACCTGCCTGGACTATGAGGACCTGCCCCGGCTGGAAGGCATTGGCATGGCCATGAAAGAAGCGTTGCGGCTCTGCGCTCCAGTACCTTCCCTGCCGCGCAAGACCGTCAAGGACGTGGAATACGAGGGGTTTTTCATCCCCCGTGGCAGCTTTATCAATGTGGTCCCCTACTTCACACACTACATGGAAGAGTACTGGCCGGAACCGGAAAGATTCGATCCGGAACGGTTCAGTGACGCCCGTCGGGAGGACAAGGTGCATCCCTATGCCTGGGTGCCGTTCGGGGGCGGCGCACACAAATGTATCGGCCTGCACTTTGCGGAGATGCAGGTGAAGGCGATTCTGCACCAGGTGCTGCTCAATTATCGCTGGAGCGTACCGCAGGACTATGAAATGCCGGTGGATACCACTAGCCTGCCGGTCCCAGGGGATGGGTTGCCGGTGGACCTGGAGAGAATCTGA
- a CDS encoding YkvA family protein yields the protein MAANPFLKQASGRAERILRSATASRWLARAVFNRSDQLQQRLGEAAEQLKMLARMLLDWTTGRYRQVPWATLLTITGALVYFLMPLDAIPDPIIGLGLLDDMGVLAKAWQFAQQDIERYQGWRDQQEDPEQHSQFIFRPNTLVHETGPWLTSAALSFASPIAGRA from the coding sequence ATGGCCGCTAATCCGTTCCTTAAGCAGGCCTCCGGCCGTGCCGAACGCATCTTGCGCTCGGCAACGGCCAGCCGCTGGCTTGCCAGGGCGGTTTTCAATCGCTCTGACCAGCTCCAGCAACGGCTTGGCGAAGCGGCGGAGCAGCTCAAAATGCTGGCCAGGATGCTGCTGGACTGGACGACGGGACGCTACCGCCAGGTGCCTTGGGCAACCCTGCTGACCATCACCGGAGCGCTGGTGTATTTTCTGATGCCACTGGATGCTATTCCCGACCCGATTATCGGACTGGGCTTGCTGGATGATATGGGAGTGCTGGCCAAGGCCTGGCAATTTGCCCAGCAGGATATTGAGCGTTACCAGGGGTGGCGTGACCAGCAGGAAGATCCGGAGCAGCATTCGCAATTCATTTTCAGGCCGAATACGCTGGTCCACGAAACTGGGCCGTGGCTGACTTCCGCAGCGCTTTCTTTCGCATCGCCGATCGCGGGTCGCGCATGA
- the gorA gene encoding glutathione-disulfide reductase, translated as MTTEFDLVVIGAGSGGVRAARMAASHGARVAIIEERFFGGTCVNVGCVPKKLFSYGSHFPQEFALAEDFGFSVQGWSFDWATLRDNKSREIERLNGIYQRILDQAGVTIFEGHGKVLGEGRVAVDDQELSAANILIATGGKPFVPELPGRELVRISDDLFYLDVLPERVAVVGGGYIATEFAGILHGLGCQVTQLYRGDLFLRGFDGDIRQFVAEQMRGQGVDLKFNTDVARVDLADGGKQVTYLDGSQQTFDEVFYATGRVPKLDGLFAEGAAPALASNGAIKVDAGFATSIQGLYALGDVIDRVQLTPVALAEGMWLAAKLFGERKPKAEMDYHNIATAVFSHPNIGTVGLSQEEALQQTPAIRVYKSSFRPMRYTLGDKQERSLIKLIVDDETDKVLGLHMAGEDAAEITQGFAVAIKMGATKADFDATVGIHPTAAEELVTMRQGERLTA; from the coding sequence GTGACGACAGAATTTGATCTGGTGGTGATCGGAGCCGGCTCAGGCGGTGTCCGTGCAGCACGTATGGCGGCAAGCCATGGTGCCCGGGTGGCCATCATTGAGGAGCGTTTCTTTGGTGGCACCTGCGTGAATGTGGGCTGTGTGCCCAAGAAACTGTTCTCCTACGGTTCCCATTTCCCCCAGGAATTCGCGCTGGCCGAGGATTTTGGCTTTTCCGTGCAGGGCTGGTCATTCGACTGGGCTACCCTGCGGGATAATAAAAGCCGTGAGATTGAGCGTTTGAATGGCATTTACCAGCGGATCCTCGACCAGGCCGGGGTTACCATTTTCGAAGGCCACGGCAAGGTGTTGGGGGAAGGCCGGGTTGCGGTCGATGATCAAGAACTCAGCGCGGCCAATATTCTCATTGCCACCGGCGGAAAGCCCTTTGTCCCGGAGTTGCCCGGCCGTGAGCTGGTGCGAATCTCCGACGACCTGTTCTATCTGGATGTCTTGCCCGAACGGGTAGCGGTGGTCGGCGGGGGTTATATTGCCACCGAGTTCGCCGGCATCCTGCATGGGCTGGGCTGTCAGGTTACCCAACTGTACCGGGGAGACCTCTTCCTGCGAGGGTTTGACGGTGATATCCGCCAGTTCGTGGCTGAACAAATGCGTGGGCAGGGCGTTGACCTGAAATTCAATACGGACGTGGCGCGCGTTGATCTTGCCGATGGTGGCAAGCAGGTTACCTACCTGGATGGCAGTCAGCAGACCTTTGACGAGGTGTTCTACGCTACCGGCCGTGTGCCAAAGCTGGATGGGTTGTTTGCTGAAGGGGCCGCGCCAGCGCTGGCGAGCAATGGGGCAATCAAGGTTGATGCGGGTTTTGCCACCTCAATCCAGGGGCTTTACGCACTGGGCGATGTCATCGATCGTGTCCAACTGACCCCTGTCGCCTTGGCGGAGGGCATGTGGCTGGCCGCGAAGCTGTTCGGAGAGAGAAAGCCGAAGGCCGAAATGGATTACCACAACATCGCCACTGCTGTTTTCAGCCATCCGAACATCGGTACCGTTGGGCTTAGCCAGGAAGAGGCGCTACAGCAGACTCCGGCGATCCGGGTCTATAAAAGTAGTTTTCGGCCCATGCGTTACACCCTGGGCGACAAGCAGGAGCGCAGCCTGATAAAGCTGATTGTGGACGATGAAACCGACAAGGTGCTTGGCTTGCATATGGCCGGTGAGGACGCGGCGGAAATTACCCAGGGCTTTGCCGTGGCCATCAAGATGGGCGCCACCAAGGCGGACTTCGACGCCACTGTGGGTATCCACCCGACAGCAGCGGAAGAGTTGGTGACGATGCGTCAGGGGGAAAGGCTCACCGCCTGA
- a CDS encoding Rieske 2Fe-2S domain-containing protein has translation MFHRLIRTLDLYDGLRLPVKVGRLELLLIHEEGETRLMQRRCPHADFPLDRCTVSHGELRCPGHGLAFSLRSGRCLSANYQLEQYRIDYDGPWLGVNLSP, from the coding sequence GATTTGTACGATGGCCTGCGACTGCCGGTAAAAGTCGGGCGGCTGGAGCTGTTGCTGATCCATGAGGAGGGCGAGACCCGCCTAATGCAACGACGCTGCCCCCATGCGGACTTTCCATTGGATCGCTGCACTGTCAGCCACGGTGAGCTGCGTTGTCCCGGACATGGGCTGGCGTTTTCTCTGCGTAGCGGACGCTGTCTGAGCGCCAACTACCAACTCGAGCAATACCGGATCGACTACGACGGCCCCTGGTTGGGTGTGAATCTTTCCCCGTAG
- a CDS encoding PaaI family thioesterase — MTTSSQSFTRLDVCNRFLESVRHSVVLGLEVLSAEEHAVRVRVPWREDLVGNPETGVMHGGAIFAMMDHAGGMAVTCRTFPTFEITPTIDFRVDHLRGPAKGAAVVCEATCYRLTNHVAFVRITTWEEGTEDEPIATGLATYTRLKIETAGKVVGQ; from the coding sequence GTGACAACTTCATCGCAATCCTTTACTCGTCTGGATGTCTGTAACCGCTTTCTGGAGTCGGTCAGGCACTCTGTTGTACTGGGGCTGGAAGTGCTCAGCGCCGAAGAACACGCAGTCCGGGTACGAGTGCCCTGGCGGGAAGACCTGGTGGGCAACCCGGAAACCGGGGTCATGCATGGTGGCGCTATTTTCGCCATGATGGACCATGCTGGCGGCATGGCAGTGACCTGCCGTACCTTTCCGACCTTTGAGATCACTCCCACCATCGACTTTCGCGTGGATCACCTGCGTGGCCCCGCGAAGGGGGCGGCGGTGGTGTGTGAAGCCACCTGCTACCGGCTTACCAACCATGTGGCCTTTGTGCGCATTACCACCTGGGAAGAGGGTACTGAGGACGAACCCATCGCGACCGGTCTGGCGACCTATACCCGACTGAAAATTGAAACCGCAGGCAAGGTGGTAGGGCAATGA
- a CDS encoding transglycosylase SLT domain-containing protein gives MRLTGLLTLLMSGMISFSGTVGASDIYKYRAADGTILFTDQPQDRVGKNHTLLSIRKGWSYQPRALSDVERDRYDNLITFAAGQHRVDPALVKAVIHAESLFNPQAVSRVGAQGLMQLMPETAAYLEVSNPFDARENILGGTRFLAYLKGKFSTLDHILAAYNAGEGNVRRYGGIPPFKETQAYVRKVKQLRHRYSSHFVADLGEEKVVYASPVRQ, from the coding sequence ATGCGACTGACCGGGCTGCTGACTCTGTTAATGAGCGGCATGATCAGTTTTTCAGGCACTGTCGGGGCCAGTGATATTTACAAGTATCGCGCCGCGGACGGCACTATTCTGTTCACAGATCAGCCCCAGGATCGAGTCGGTAAAAATCACACCCTGCTGTCAATCCGCAAGGGCTGGAGCTATCAGCCCAGGGCCCTGAGCGATGTGGAGCGGGATCGCTACGACAACCTGATTACCTTTGCCGCCGGACAGCACCGCGTCGATCCGGCTCTGGTCAAAGCGGTCATCCATGCCGAGTCCCTTTTCAACCCTCAGGCCGTTTCCCGTGTTGGCGCCCAGGGCCTTATGCAGCTGATGCCCGAAACCGCTGCCTATCTGGAAGTCAGCAACCCATTCGATGCCCGCGAGAATATCCTCGGAGGCACCCGCTTTCTGGCATATCTAAAAGGCAAATTCTCCACTCTGGACCATATCCTTGCAGCCTATAATGCTGGTGAGGGCAACGTGCGCCGTTACGGCGGCATCCCGCCCTTCAAGGAAACCCAGGCCTACGTGCGCAAGGTCAAACAGTTGCGCCACCGCTACAGCAGCCACTTTGTTGCCGATCTTGGTGAAGAAAAGGTGGTCTACGCTTCCCCTGTCCGCCAATAA
- a CDS encoding ParA family protein, protein MRRVVFNQKGGVGKSSITVNLAAISAAEGNRTLVVDLDPQCNASQYLLGMPAYSNGEGPKPNIGTFFAQTLSFRLKEKDAREYVHATPFQNLFVLPSDGELGEIEHMLESKHKIYKLRGLLKSLAKDFDTIFVDTPPAYNFYTLSALIAADRVLIPFDCDAFSRKALYTLLENIQEAREDHNDELQVEGIVVNQFQPRARLPQELVASLVEEGLPMLNSKLSASVVMRESHEQATPLVNLQPKHKLTEEYRALFHELHGR, encoded by the coding sequence ATGCGTCGTGTGGTGTTTAACCAGAAGGGGGGAGTGGGGAAGTCCAGTATCACGGTAAACCTGGCTGCCATCAGTGCTGCCGAAGGAAATCGTACCCTGGTAGTGGATCTGGATCCGCAGTGCAACGCCAGCCAATACCTGCTTGGGATGCCCGCCTACAGCAATGGGGAGGGCCCGAAGCCCAATATCGGTACCTTCTTTGCCCAGACGTTGTCGTTTCGGTTGAAAGAGAAGGATGCCCGTGAATACGTGCATGCCACCCCTTTCCAGAACCTGTTTGTGTTGCCGTCGGATGGCGAGCTGGGCGAAATTGAGCACATGCTGGAATCCAAGCACAAGATCTACAAGCTGCGCGGCCTGCTGAAAAGCCTGGCCAAGGATTTCGATACCATCTTTGTGGATACCCCGCCTGCCTATAATTTTTATACCCTGTCTGCGCTCATTGCTGCCGACCGGGTATTGATCCCCTTCGATTGTGATGCCTTTTCGCGCAAGGCTCTGTACACCCTTCTGGAGAACATTCAGGAAGCCCGTGAGGATCACAATGACGAGTTGCAGGTGGAAGGCATTGTGGTCAACCAGTTCCAGCCCCGCGCCCGGCTGCCCCAGGAGCTGGTAGCGTCGCTTGTAGAGGAGGGGTTGCCAATGTTGAACAGCAAGCTGTCTGCCAGTGTGGTGATGCGCGAGTCCCATGAGCAGGCCACGCCGCTCGTCAACTTGCAACCCAAGCACAAGCTGACTGAGGAATATCGGGCCCTGTTCCACGAACTCCATGGCCGCTAA
- a CDS encoding ferritin-like domain-containing protein: MKITNVTSPPTSVSIYESWDGPGAEDIEDKLTPGHVQDVVEIFQTPLTGHYNWDYSSADGRIRKLYRLGKELNWNADMDLDWTQNFPRSEVPLDQAFNPFNGWPTFEALSDDEKLRFGWHNLAWMLAQFMHGEQGALLVASQLASCAPSYDAKLYAASQTFDEARHVEVFTRYLQEKIGIFYPVNPNLKALLDKILSDPRWDLKFIGMQIIIEGLALAAFNTLKLTAHDPLLKQIIHLVIRDEARHVTFGVNYLEDFVETLSEEEKEERAHFAFEACVVMRERLISTEVFEHFGWDVDEAREQVLSSTIMAQFRNLLFTRIMPNLKRIGLLTESVRPRFEELGILQFENLVDDGEVDWAELSKPLYDEAS, from the coding sequence ATGAAAATAACCAATGTCACCTCTCCCCCCACATCGGTGAGCATCTATGAGAGCTGGGACGGGCCCGGTGCTGAGGATATCGAAGACAAGCTGACTCCGGGCCATGTGCAGGATGTGGTGGAAATCTTCCAGACCCCGCTCACCGGCCACTACAACTGGGACTATTCCAGTGCCGATGGCCGTATCCGCAAGCTGTATCGGCTGGGCAAGGAACTGAACTGGAATGCGGACATGGATCTGGACTGGACGCAGAACTTTCCCAGGAGCGAAGTCCCGCTGGATCAGGCCTTCAATCCGTTCAACGGCTGGCCCACCTTCGAGGCGCTCAGCGACGACGAAAAACTGCGCTTCGGCTGGCACAATCTTGCCTGGATGCTGGCGCAATTCATGCACGGGGAGCAGGGAGCGTTGCTTGTGGCGTCGCAACTGGCCAGTTGCGCGCCGTCCTACGATGCCAAACTCTATGCGGCCAGCCAGACCTTTGACGAAGCGCGACATGTGGAGGTCTTCACCCGCTACCTGCAGGAAAAGATCGGCATTTTTTACCCGGTGAACCCCAATCTGAAGGCCCTGCTCGACAAAATCCTCTCTGACCCGCGCTGGGATCTGAAATTCATCGGTATGCAGATCATCATCGAAGGCCTGGCTTTGGCCGCCTTCAACACCCTCAAACTGACCGCCCATGACCCGCTGCTCAAGCAGATCATCCACCTGGTTATACGCGACGAGGCGCGGCACGTTACCTTTGGTGTCAACTACTTGGAAGACTTTGTTGAGACTCTTTCTGAAGAAGAAAAAGAGGAGCGTGCACACTTTGCCTTCGAGGCCTGCGTGGTCATGCGTGAGCGTCTGATCAGCACCGAGGTGTTCGAGCACTTCGGTTGGGATGTTGACGAAGCCCGTGAACAGGTGCTGTCTTCCACCATCATGGCCCAGTTCCGCAATCTGCTGTTCACTCGCATCATGCCCAACCTGAAACGCATCGGATTGCTGACCGAGTCGGTCCGTCCCCGTTTCGAGGAGTTGGGCATTCTGCAGTTCGAAAACCTGGTGGATGACGGGGAGGTGGACTGGGCAGAACTGTCCAAGCCGCTTTACGACGAAGCGTCCTGA
- a CDS encoding patatin-like phospholipase family protein, which translates to MKTYPTPSLADWLAEHPFTLAMSSGFFGFFAHFGVVKALKENELHPARYCGSSAGALVAACIASQACPEKMERTLLGLSRDHFWDPAPGLGLLAGKRFRTLLQGLVPLTDLAHSPTPVALSAWHAASRRTRVLKTGDPVEAVYASCAVPLLFQPARIDGGYYWDGGIADRHGLAGTWPGERILYHHLQSRSPWRRANSPALQAPLRANLTTLAIDGLTRSGPGKLEQGRVALQQAYEATTQALAKPVRHGMVKVPSV; encoded by the coding sequence ATGAAGACATATCCCACCCCGAGCCTGGCTGACTGGCTGGCCGAACACCCTTTTACCTTGGCCATGTCGTCCGGTTTTTTTGGTTTCTTTGCCCATTTTGGTGTCGTCAAAGCCTTGAAAGAAAATGAATTACACCCGGCCCGCTATTGCGGTTCCAGTGCCGGTGCGTTGGTCGCGGCCTGCATCGCCAGTCAGGCGTGCCCGGAAAAAATGGAGCGCACCCTGCTGGGGCTGTCTCGAGATCATTTCTGGGACCCCGCACCCGGCCTCGGTTTGCTGGCCGGCAAACGTTTTCGGACCCTGTTGCAGGGTCTGGTCCCGCTAACAGACCTGGCCCACAGCCCTACCCCGGTTGCCCTTTCCGCCTGGCACGCCGCCAGTCGGCGCACCCGGGTGCTGAAAACCGGTGACCCAGTGGAAGCTGTCTATGCGTCCTGTGCGGTGCCATTGCTTTTCCAGCCCGCACGCATCGATGGGGGGTATTACTGGGATGGAGGTATTGCTGACCGCCACGGCCTGGCCGGCACCTGGCCCGGCGAGCGCATACTTTATCATCATCTACAATCCCGATCCCCGTGGCGACGGGCCAATAGCCCCGCCCTGCAGGCGCCTTTGCGCGCCAACCTGACAACCCTGGCCATTGACGGCCTGACCCGCAGCGGCCCCGGGAAGCTGGAACAGGGACGTGTCGCGTTACAGCAAGCCTATGAGGCGACCACTCAGGCACTGGCCAAACCCGTTCGGCATGGAATGGTAAAAGTCCCCAGCGTGTGA
- a CDS encoding cytochrome P450: MSQPFCSLPAQSQLRAVPGDKGLPLIGHTLSFMRDPIGLMRKRYDQYGPVSWTSVFGLKMVQMLGPDANQFVMLNRGDLFSNHQGWDYFIGRFFHRGIMLLDFEEHRWHRKIMQQAFNRDVLKGYLDRMGPHITSGIAPWKEIADFHVLSAVKQLTLDLATDVFMGYELGPEADDINRAFVDTVRAGTAIVRTSVPGLRWSKGLKGRKVLEAFFRKEIAAKRQSRDSDLFSVLCHAETEDGEQFSDDDVVNHMIFLMMAAHDTSTITLSTLFYYLAKNPQWQERLRTQLTGRNVTDQARPARSFCLLPNHTQALVALQAPVAHRLFPITVSVDNRSA; encoded by the coding sequence ATGTCACAACCGTTTTGTTCGTTGCCCGCCCAGAGTCAACTTCGGGCCGTTCCCGGCGACAAGGGGCTACCGCTGATTGGCCATACCCTCTCCTTCATGCGCGACCCGATCGGCTTGATGCGAAAGCGCTATGATCAATACGGCCCGGTTTCGTGGACCAGCGTATTCGGCCTGAAAATGGTGCAGATGCTGGGCCCGGACGCCAATCAGTTCGTTATGCTCAACCGTGGTGATTTGTTTTCCAATCACCAGGGATGGGACTATTTCATCGGCCGTTTTTTTCATCGTGGCATCATGCTGCTGGATTTCGAGGAGCATCGCTGGCATCGCAAGATCATGCAGCAGGCTTTCAATCGGGATGTGTTGAAGGGTTACCTGGACAGGATGGGGCCACACATCACCTCGGGCATTGCTCCCTGGAAAGAAATTGCCGACTTCCATGTACTCAGTGCGGTAAAACAGCTGACCCTGGATCTGGCCACCGATGTGTTTATGGGGTACGAACTGGGCCCGGAAGCTGATGACATCAATCGGGCCTTTGTTGATACCGTTCGCGCTGGCACGGCCATCGTGCGCACCAGTGTTCCTGGGCTGCGCTGGTCAAAAGGTCTCAAGGGACGCAAGGTTCTGGAAGCTTTCTTCCGCAAGGAAATTGCCGCCAAACGCCAAAGCCGCGATTCCGATCTGTTCAGCGTGCTATGCCATGCAGAAACGGAAGACGGAGAACAATTCAGTGATGACGATGTGGTCAATCACATGATTTTCCTGATGATGGCAGCCCACGATACGTCCACTATCACGCTCTCCACCCTCTTCTATTATCTGGCCAAAAATCCGCAATGGCAGGAACGTCTGCGCACGCAGCTCACTGGAAGGAACGTAACCGACCAGGCCCGGCCTGCACGCAGTTTTTGTTTGTTGCCGAATCATACACAGGCCTTGGTGGCTCTCCAGGCCCCAGTGGCCCACCGCCTCTTTCCAATCACAGTTTCTGTGGATAACCGGAGTGCATAA
- a CDS encoding YkvA family protein — MAANPFLKQASGRAERILRSATASRWLARAVFNRSDQLQQRLGEAAEQLKMLARMLLDWTTGRYRQVPWATLLTITGALVYFLMPLDAIPDPIIGLGLLDDMGVLAKAWQFAQQDIERYQGWRDQQEDPEQP; from the coding sequence ATGGCCGCTAATCCGTTCCTTAAGCAGGCCTCCGGCCGTGCCGAACGCATCTTGCGCTCGGCAACGGCCAGCCGCTGGCTTGCCAGGGCGGTTTTCAATCGCTCTGACCAGCTCCAGCAACGGCTTGGCGAAGCGGCGGAGCAGCTCAAAATGCTGGCCAGGATGCTGCTGGACTGGACGACGGGACGCTACCGCCAGGTGCCTTGGGCAACCCTGCTGACCATCACCGGAGCGCTGGTGTATTTTCTGATGCCACTGGATGCTATTCCCGACCCGATTATCGGACTGGGCTTGCTGGATGATATGGGAGTGCTGGCCAAGGCCTGGCAATTTGCCCAGCAGGATATTGAGCGTTACCAGGGGTGGCGTGACCAGCAGGAAGATCCGGAGCAGCCATAG
- a CDS encoding alpha/beta fold hydrolase has product MATSSRLKTSLRAVGHIVERRRHPQRFIQIDKCPWDEIYRDGIMAVRHYSLPPMDEIPVNDEMMPVERNKYRTPLILVPALGIHCWTYDLMPNRSMVRYLMARGYDIYLVDWGKPSQAERSLDLDTYVNRWLPAAVDTVKAHSGQEQVNLLGYCMGGLLCMMYLGGHPDAPVRSLITIASPVNFHKSGPFGKALGLASIPAMQLHDWFKLRLEPLDDKLFHIPAGLLTFGFKMTNPPGVVQAYLDLVKNIADREYVTEYMTMGQWFNDMVDYPGAVVREVIEKMILANSLAKGKIRIGERSVDFSAIHQDLLAFAGTTDNIVSLRAAREVLRLVGSQEKRFEEVPGGHAGVFSGSKAPSHAWRISADWLATRSD; this is encoded by the coding sequence ATGGCGACGTCATCCCGTTTGAAGACCAGTCTGCGTGCCGTTGGACATATCGTCGAGCGTCGGCGCCATCCGCAACGGTTTATCCAGATCGACAAGTGCCCCTGGGATGAAATCTACCGCGACGGCATCATGGCCGTTCGCCATTATAGCCTGCCCCCCATGGACGAGATCCCGGTGAATGACGAGATGATGCCGGTGGAGCGCAACAAATACCGCACGCCCCTGATTCTGGTGCCGGCACTGGGTATCCATTGCTGGACCTACGATTTGATGCCTAACCGTTCCATGGTCCGCTATCTCATGGCGCGGGGCTATGACATCTATCTGGTGGATTGGGGCAAGCCCTCCCAGGCAGAACGCAGTCTGGATCTGGATACCTATGTGAACCGCTGGTTGCCGGCGGCGGTGGACACGGTCAAGGCCCATTCCGGGCAGGAGCAGGTCAATTTGCTGGGCTACTGCATGGGCGGCCTGCTGTGCATGATGTACCTGGGTGGCCACCCGGATGCGCCGGTGCGCAGCCTGATCACTATTGCCAGCCCTGTGAATTTCCACAAGAGCGGCCCCTTCGGCAAGGCCCTTGGCCTGGCATCCATTCCTGCCATGCAGTTGCACGACTGGTTCAAGCTGCGCCTCGAGCCACTGGACGACAAGCTGTTCCACATCCCTGCGGGGCTACTGACCTTCGGTTTCAAAATGACCAACCCGCCGGGGGTTGTACAGGCCTACCTTGATCTCGTGAAGAACATCGCCGACCGGGAATATGTCACCGAGTATATGACCATGGGCCAATGGTTCAACGATATGGTGGATTACCCAGGTGCGGTGGTGCGAGAAGTGATTGAAAAGATGATTCTGGCCAACAGCCTGGCCAAGGGAAAAATCCGCATTGGTGAGCGCAGCGTGGATTTCTCCGCGATTCACCAGGATTTGTTGGCCTTTGCCGGCACCACAGACAATATCGTCAGTCTTCGTGCAGCCAGGGAAGTACTACGTCTGGTGGGCAGCCAGGAAAAGCGTTTCGAGGAAGTCCCTGGTGGGCATGCCGGGGTATTCTCCGGCTCCAAGGCACCCAGCCACGCCTGGCGTATCAGCGCAGACTGGCTGGCTACCCGCTCGGACTGA